One window from the genome of Candidatus Caccoplasma merdavium encodes:
- a CDS encoding ribonuclease P protein component, translating to MCDNRLTRDERLRGEIRVNNLFLSGESFIAYPYRVVYTVSEAARPAPTALLVSIPKKRFKRAVKRNRLRRCTKEAFRLNKTILNTPLLAAGKSIDMALIYLDKEMQPYTLLEKRMKELLQKLAARIVPASEETTND from the coding sequence GGGGAGAAATACGGGTAAACAACCTCTTTCTCTCCGGCGAATCGTTTATCGCCTACCCCTACCGCGTCGTCTACACCGTGAGCGAAGCCGCACGTCCCGCCCCGACAGCCCTGCTGGTGAGTATCCCCAAGAAACGATTCAAACGCGCCGTCAAGCGCAACCGGCTGCGCCGCTGCACCAAAGAAGCCTTCCGCCTCAACAAGACGATTCTCAACACCCCGTTGCTGGCCGCCGGGAAAAGCATCGACATGGCCCTCATCTACCTCGACAAGGAGATGCAACCCTACACCCTGCTCGAAAAGCGCATGAAGGAGTTGCTGCAAAAGCTGGCCGCCCGAATCGTCCCGGCCTCCGAGGAAACCACAAACGACTAA
- the yidD gene encoding membrane protein insertion efficiency factor YidD, giving the protein MLRLIKKALSALLLLPIYFYRACISPLKPPSCRYVPTCSQYAIEAIRLHGPGLGLWLALKRIGHCHPWGGSGYDPVPGITRYDVHTHRLRPVTPREYAICNPYPHYPLTVVEERPDCRFSVGIHPYQSDTTTEADWDETARIARLPQVVAIGECGLDTTRGADLSRQAALFERHIALAEEVQKPLIIHCVKAFDTLIALRRKWKPAQPWIIHGFRGKPQQAGQLLHEGITISFGTKHNPATLQTLAPGLCFFESDEEPTPIDTLYRTAAREWKIPRYIAVARTAESAGEVWPAPRNEEGQKSTL; this is encoded by the coding sequence ATGCTGCGGCTCATCAAAAAAGCACTCTCGGCCCTTCTCCTGCTCCCCATCTACTTCTACCGGGCCTGCATCTCACCGCTCAAACCACCCAGTTGCCGCTATGTGCCCACCTGCTCGCAATATGCCATCGAGGCCATACGCCTGCACGGCCCGGGTCTCGGCCTGTGGCTCGCGCTGAAACGCATCGGCCACTGCCACCCCTGGGGCGGGAGCGGATACGACCCCGTCCCGGGCATCACCCGGTATGACGTCCACACCCATCGGTTACGCCCCGTCACCCCGCGCGAATATGCCATCTGCAACCCCTATCCCCACTATCCGCTGACGGTGGTGGAAGAACGCCCCGACTGCCGTTTCTCGGTGGGCATTCACCCCTACCAGAGCGACACGACGACCGAAGCCGACTGGGACGAAACAGCCCGCATCGCCCGCCTGCCGCAAGTCGTCGCCATCGGCGAGTGCGGCCTCGACACGACCCGCGGGGCCGACCTGAGCCGCCAAGCCGCCCTCTTCGAGCGGCACATCGCCCTCGCCGAAGAGGTACAAAAACCGCTCATCATTCACTGCGTGAAAGCTTTCGACACGCTCATCGCCCTGCGGCGCAAATGGAAACCCGCACAACCATGGATTATCCACGGTTTCCGCGGGAAACCGCAGCAAGCCGGCCAACTGCTGCACGAAGGCATCACGATAAGTTTCGGCACGAAACACAACCCCGCGACCCTGCAAACGCTGGCACCCGGCCTTTGCTTCTTCGAGAGCGACGAAGAGCCCACCCCCATCGACACACTCTACCGCACCGCAGCCCGGGAATGGAAAATCCCCCGCTACATCGCCGTGGCACGCACAGCCGAAAGCGCCGGAGAAGTGTGGCCGGCACCACGAAATGAAGAAGGGCAAAAAAGCACTCTATAA
- a CDS encoding tyrosine--tRNA ligase, translating to MNFIEELEWRGMIHTTMPGTKELLEKEMVTAYLGIDPTADSLHIGHLCGVMMLRHFQRCGHKPIALVGGATGMIGDPSGKSQERNLLDEETLRHNQECIKKQLSHFLDFESDAPNRAELVNNYDWMKNFSFLDFARTVGKHITVNYMMAKESVQKRLNGEARDGLSFTEFTYQLLQGYDFLHLYETKNCKLQLGGSDQWGNITTGAELIRRTNGGEAFALTCPLITKADGTKFGKTESGNVWLDARYTSPYKFYQFWLNVSDEDAARYIKIFTSLTREEIEALIAEQQAAPHLRPLQKRLAREVTVMVHSEADYEAAVEASGILFGNSTSEQLHRLDEDTLLAVFEGVPQFEISRDELAAGIRAVDLLTEKAAVFPSKGEMRKTTQGGGVSINKEKLTEFDTTLSTDHLLNGKYLLVQKGKKNYFLIIAK from the coding sequence ATGAATTTCATAGAAGAATTGGAATGGCGCGGCATGATACACACCACGATGCCGGGCACAAAAGAACTCCTCGAAAAGGAGATGGTTACGGCATACCTGGGCATCGACCCCACGGCCGACTCGCTGCACATCGGGCACCTCTGCGGCGTGATGATGCTGCGGCACTTCCAACGCTGCGGCCACAAACCCATCGCGCTGGTGGGCGGAGCCACCGGCATGATAGGCGACCCCTCGGGCAAATCGCAAGAACGCAACCTGCTCGACGAAGAGACCCTGCGCCACAACCAGGAGTGCATCAAAAAGCAGTTGAGCCACTTCCTCGACTTCGAATCGGACGCCCCCAACCGGGCCGAACTGGTGAACAACTACGACTGGATGAAAAACTTCTCGTTCCTCGACTTCGCCCGCACCGTAGGCAAGCACATCACCGTCAACTACATGATGGCCAAGGAATCGGTGCAGAAACGCCTCAACGGCGAAGCCCGCGACGGACTCTCGTTCACCGAATTCACCTATCAGCTGCTGCAAGGCTACGACTTCCTGCACCTCTACGAGACCAAGAACTGCAAACTGCAACTCGGCGGGTCGGACCAATGGGGAAACATCACCACCGGAGCCGAACTGATACGCCGCACCAACGGCGGTGAAGCGTTTGCCCTCACCTGCCCCCTCATTACCAAGGCCGACGGTACGAAATTCGGCAAAACCGAGTCGGGCAACGTATGGCTCGACGCCCGCTACACCTCGCCCTACAAGTTCTACCAGTTCTGGCTCAACGTGAGCGACGAAGACGCCGCCCGCTACATCAAGATATTCACCTCGCTCACACGAGAAGAAATAGAGGCACTCATTGCCGAGCAACAGGCCGCCCCGCACCTGCGCCCGCTGCAAAAACGCCTGGCCCGCGAAGTCACCGTCATGGTACACTCCGAAGCCGACTACGAGGCCGCCGTCGAAGCCTCGGGCATACTCTTCGGCAACTCCACCTCGGAGCAGTTGCACCGCCTCGACGAAGATACCCTGTTGGCCGTATTCGAAGGCGTGCCCCAATTTGAAATCTCCCGCGACGAGTTGGCTGCCGGCATACGCGCCGTCGACCTGCTCACCGAGAAAGCCGCCGTATTCCCCTCGAAAGGAGAAATGCGCAAGACCACACAAGGCGGCGGCGTCTCGATCAACAAGGAGAAACTCACCGAGTTCGATACCACCTTGTCGACCGACCATCTGCTCAACGGGAAATACCTCCTCGTGCAAAAAGGAAAGAAAAATTATTTCTTAATTATTGCAAAATAA